The following coding sequences lie in one Apium graveolens cultivar Ventura chromosome 1, ASM990537v1, whole genome shotgun sequence genomic window:
- the LOC141672185 gene encoding uncharacterized protein LOC141672185 isoform X3: MTDDDTTTLSYWLNWRFFLCGTWVLTAMVAAAVLIWKYEGSTVSKTQRRDDEQETVGCLKRDEAWSTCSKAIHPAWLLALRIIAFTVLLALLTIDVVIDGGDIFYFYTLWTFALVTIYFGIGSSFSLYGCFNCCNEVDDDGADFAVVDTERGSYVAPTFEDNPDLSSIPINFPSQEEPRDHKSAGFCSYVFQVVFQISAGAVMLTDGVFWFVIYPFLTPADHKLHFLEVCMHSLNAAFLLGDIILNNLRFPFFRIAYFVQFTCIFVIVQWSIHACVSMWWPYPFLELSSPYAPIWYLGIGLVHLPCYGIVLLIVRTKQVCLSRLS, translated from the exons ATGACCGATGATGATACAACTACCCTCAGCTACTGGTTGAACTGGAGATTCTTCCTCTGCGGGACATGGGTTTTGACAGCTATGGTAGCAGCAGCAGTGCTCATATGGAAATACGAAGGTTCTACTGTTAGTAAAACCCAGAGAAGAGATGATGAACAGGAAACTGTAGGGTGTTTGAAAAGGGACGAAGCGTGGAGCACATGTTCGAAGGCAATTCATCCTGCTTGGCTTCTCGCTCTCCGCATAATTGCTTTTACTGTGCTCCTGGCATTGCTAACTATTGACGTAGTAATTGACGGGGGCGACATATTCTATTTTTACACATT GTGGACATTTGCATTGGTCACAATCTATTTTGGG ATTGGGTCTTCATTCTCCCTTTATGGATGTTTCAATTGCTGCAATGAAGTTGATGATGATGGGGCTGATTTTGCGGTTGTAGACACGGAACGCGGCTCTTATGTGGCTCCCACATTTGAGGACAATCCAGATCTCTCCAGCATTCCCATAAATTTTCCTAGCCAGGAAGAACCACGTGACCATAAAAGTGCAGGCTTTTGTAGCTATGTCTTTCAAGTAGTTTTTCAG ATTTCTGCAGGAGCTGTAATGCTTACTGACGGGGTCTTTTGGTTTGTCATCTATCCATTTTTAACTCCCGCAGATCATAAATTACACTTC CTCGAAGTTTGCATGCATTCTCTAAATGCTGCATTCCTGCTTGGTGATATAATATTGAATAACTTG AGGTTTCCATTTTTCAGAATTGCATATTTTGTCCAGTTCACTTGCATATTTGTCATAGTCCAGTGGTCTATCCACGCCTGTGTTTCAATGTG GTGGCCATATCCATTTCTTGAATTGTCATCTCCGTATGCTCCAATATG GTACTTGGGCATTGGCTTGGTTCATCTTCCATGCTACGGCATTGTCCTCCTAATAGTTCGAACTAAGCAGGTCTGCTTGTCGAGATTATCCTAA
- the LOC141672176 gene encoding ATP-citrate synthase alpha chain protein 1 has protein sequence MARKKIREYDSKRLLKEHYKRITGAELAIKSAQITESTNINELVEKEPWLSSSKLVVKPDMLFGKRGKSGLVALDLDLAQVDAFVKERLGKEVEMGGCKGPITTFIVEPFVPHNEEFYLNMVSDRLGCSISFSECGGIDIEENWDKVKTIFVPTGVSMTPDICAPLVATLPLEIKSVIEEFIKVIFIVFADLDFTFLEMNPFTLVDEKPYPLDMRGELDDTAAFKNFKKWGNIEFPLPFGRVMSSTESFIHGLDEKTSASLKFTVLNPKGRIWTMVAGGGASVIYADTVGDLGFAEELGNYAEYSGAPNEEEVLQYARVVIDCATADPDGRKRALVVGGGIANFTDVAATFNGIIRALKEKESKLKAARMHIYVRRGGPNYQKGLAKMRALGEEIGIPIEVYGPEKTMTGICKQAIDCISAAA, from the exons ATGGCGCGAAAGAAGATCAGAGAGTACGATTCGAAGAGGTTGTTGAAGGAGCATTATAAGAGGATTACTGGTGCTGAGCTTGCAATTAAATCTGCTCAA ATTACGGAATCAACTAATATCAATGAGCTCGTAGAAAAGGAACCTTGGCTTTCCTCCTCCAAGTTGGTTGTCAAACCTGATATGTTATTTGGAAAGCGTGGAAAAAGTGGGCTTGTTGCATTGGATTTGGATTTGGCTCAAGTTGATGCCTTTGTGAAAGAGCGACTTGGGAAAGAG GTTGAGATGGGAGGATGCAAAGGACCCATCACAACATTTATTGTTGAACCATTTGTTCCACACAATGAAGAATTTTATCTAAATATGGTCTCAGATCGACTTGGATGTAGCATAAGCTTTTCAGAATGTGGTGGAATTGATATTGAAGAGAACTGGGATAAG GTTAAAACTATATTTGTTCCAACAGGCGTGTCAATGACACCTGATATTTGTGCTCCACTGGTTGCGACTCTCCCCTTGGAG ATCAAAAGTGTGATCGAGGAGTTCATCAAAGTGATATTTATTGTATTTGCAG ATTTGGACTTCACTTTCCTTGAAATGAATCCTTTTACTTTGGTTGATGAGAAACCTTATCCTCTAGACATGAGAGGAGAGCTTGATGACACTGCTGCTTTCAAGAACTTCAAGAA GTGGGGGAATATTGAATTCCCATTGCCCTTCGGAAGAGTAATGAGTTCTACCGAGAGCTTTATTCATGGGCTAGATGAGAAG ACAAGTGCCTCTCTGAAGTTCACTGTTCTCAATCCGAAAGGACGAATTTGGACTATGGTTGCTGGGGGAGGTGCCAGTGTCATCTATGCGGATACG GTTGGAGATCTTGGTTTTGCTGAAGAGCTTGGAAACTATGCAGAATATAGTGGAGCGCCAAATGAAGAGGAGGTTTTGCAATATGCTCGAGTTGTGATTGAT TGTGCAACTGCAGATCCTGATGGCCGTAAGAGAGCCCTTGTAGTTGGTGGTGGAATAGCCAACTTTACAGATGTTGCTGCTACATTCAATGGCATCATTCGTGCACTGAAGGAGAAG GAATCAAAGCTTAAAGCTGCCAGAATGCACATATATGTGAGGAGAGGAGGTCCAAACTACCAAAAAGGTCTTGCAAAAATGAGGGCCCTTGGAGAAGAAATTGGCATCCCAATTGAG GTATATGGACCAGAAAAAACAATGACTGGGATATGCAAACAGGCAATAGACTGCATTAGTGCAGCTGCATGA
- the LOC141672185 gene encoding uncharacterized protein LOC141672185 isoform X1: protein MYLYLSQQKTNYLYLSSAVKVLEKDFNERLQLDLYIKIWQSVMTDDDTTTLSYWLNWRFFLCGTWVLTAMVAAAVLIWKYEGSTVSKTQRRDDEQETVGCLKRDEAWSTCSKAIHPAWLLALRIIAFTVLLALLTIDVVIDGGDIFYFYTLWTFALVTIYFGIGSSFSLYGCFNCCNEVDDDGADFAVVDTERGSYVAPTFEDNPDLSSIPINFPSQEEPRDHKSAGFCSYVFQVVFQISAGAVMLTDGVFWFVIYPFLTPADHKLHFLEVCMHSLNAAFLLGDIILNNLRFPFFRIAYFVQFTCIFVIVQWSIHACVSMWWPYPFLELSSPYAPIWYLGIGLVHLPCYGIVLLIVRTKQVCLSRLS, encoded by the exons ATGTATCTATATCTTTCCCAACAAAAAACAAACTATCTCTATCTTTCTTCAGCTGTCAAAGTTCTTgaaaaagattttaatgaaagaCTGCAACTTGATCTTTATATAAAG ATCTGGCAGTCTGTCATGACCGATGATGATACAACTACCCTCAGCTACTGGTTGAACTGGAGATTCTTCCTCTGCGGGACATGGGTTTTGACAGCTATGGTAGCAGCAGCAGTGCTCATATGGAAATACGAAGGTTCTACTGTTAGTAAAACCCAGAGAAGAGATGATGAACAGGAAACTGTAGGGTGTTTGAAAAGGGACGAAGCGTGGAGCACATGTTCGAAGGCAATTCATCCTGCTTGGCTTCTCGCTCTCCGCATAATTGCTTTTACTGTGCTCCTGGCATTGCTAACTATTGACGTAGTAATTGACGGGGGCGACATATTCTATTTTTACACATT GTGGACATTTGCATTGGTCACAATCTATTTTGGG ATTGGGTCTTCATTCTCCCTTTATGGATGTTTCAATTGCTGCAATGAAGTTGATGATGATGGGGCTGATTTTGCGGTTGTAGACACGGAACGCGGCTCTTATGTGGCTCCCACATTTGAGGACAATCCAGATCTCTCCAGCATTCCCATAAATTTTCCTAGCCAGGAAGAACCACGTGACCATAAAAGTGCAGGCTTTTGTAGCTATGTCTTTCAAGTAGTTTTTCAG ATTTCTGCAGGAGCTGTAATGCTTACTGACGGGGTCTTTTGGTTTGTCATCTATCCATTTTTAACTCCCGCAGATCATAAATTACACTTC CTCGAAGTTTGCATGCATTCTCTAAATGCTGCATTCCTGCTTGGTGATATAATATTGAATAACTTG AGGTTTCCATTTTTCAGAATTGCATATTTTGTCCAGTTCACTTGCATATTTGTCATAGTCCAGTGGTCTATCCACGCCTGTGTTTCAATGTG GTGGCCATATCCATTTCTTGAATTGTCATCTCCGTATGCTCCAATATG GTACTTGGGCATTGGCTTGGTTCATCTTCCATGCTACGGCATTGTCCTCCTAATAGTTCGAACTAAGCAGGTCTGCTTGTCGAGATTATCCTAA
- the LOC141672185 gene encoding uncharacterized protein LOC141672185 isoform X2, with the protein MYLYLSQQKTNYLYLSSAVKVLEKDFNERLQLDLYIKIWQSVMTDDDTTTLSYWLNWRFFLCGTWVLTAMVAAAVLIWKYEGSTVSKTQRRDDEQETVGCLKRDEAWSTCSKAIHPAWLLALRIIAFTVLLALLTIDVVIDGGDIFYFYTLWTFALVTIYFGIGSSFSLYGCFNCCNEVDDDGADFAVVDTERGSYVAPTFEDNPDLSSIPINFPSQEEPRDHKSAGFCSYVFQVVFQISAGAVMLTDGVFWFVIYPFLTPADHKLHFLEVCMHSLNAAFLLGDIILNNLVSEVSIFQNCIFCPVHLHICHSPVVYPRLCFNVVAISIS; encoded by the exons ATGTATCTATATCTTTCCCAACAAAAAACAAACTATCTCTATCTTTCTTCAGCTGTCAAAGTTCTTgaaaaagattttaatgaaagaCTGCAACTTGATCTTTATATAAAG ATCTGGCAGTCTGTCATGACCGATGATGATACAACTACCCTCAGCTACTGGTTGAACTGGAGATTCTTCCTCTGCGGGACATGGGTTTTGACAGCTATGGTAGCAGCAGCAGTGCTCATATGGAAATACGAAGGTTCTACTGTTAGTAAAACCCAGAGAAGAGATGATGAACAGGAAACTGTAGGGTGTTTGAAAAGGGACGAAGCGTGGAGCACATGTTCGAAGGCAATTCATCCTGCTTGGCTTCTCGCTCTCCGCATAATTGCTTTTACTGTGCTCCTGGCATTGCTAACTATTGACGTAGTAATTGACGGGGGCGACATATTCTATTTTTACACATT GTGGACATTTGCATTGGTCACAATCTATTTTGGG ATTGGGTCTTCATTCTCCCTTTATGGATGTTTCAATTGCTGCAATGAAGTTGATGATGATGGGGCTGATTTTGCGGTTGTAGACACGGAACGCGGCTCTTATGTGGCTCCCACATTTGAGGACAATCCAGATCTCTCCAGCATTCCCATAAATTTTCCTAGCCAGGAAGAACCACGTGACCATAAAAGTGCAGGCTTTTGTAGCTATGTCTTTCAAGTAGTTTTTCAG ATTTCTGCAGGAGCTGTAATGCTTACTGACGGGGTCTTTTGGTTTGTCATCTATCCATTTTTAACTCCCGCAGATCATAAATTACACTTC CTCGAAGTTTGCATGCATTCTCTAAATGCTGCATTCCTGCTTGGTGATATAATATTGAATAACTTGGTAAGCG AGGTTTCCATTTTTCAGAATTGCATATTTTGTCCAGTTCACTTGCATATTTGTCATAGTCCAGTGGTCTATCCACGCCTGTGTTTCAATGTG GTGGCCATATCCATTTCTTGA